TTTGGGGCCTCCACTGTATTGTTTCGGTCTTGTGGGCACCAAGCCTTCAGCGTAGGAGTTCAGTTTGCACTTCAGGAACGACAGGAGACACTCGTAACTGGGATCTCCACTCAGGTCGTTCAGCTCCGATGGATcctgaaagggaagggaggggaagggggttgggggttatcAAGTAGTGGTGTGTGCGgttaatgatgatcataatcataatcataattagtCCTCTGCtagtactaatactactaataatcatgcaaacaataacaacaataacaatatgataataaagaagaagaatgaaatacGTTTATAGCGCAAGTATCCAATTGAATCAGAAAACTCAACACGCAGAAGGGTTTTCTGACATGAGGCAAAGACTTCCTGACTCAGGCATGATAATCTTACTGaatacaacaaaaccaaaaatggaGTGGTGAGGGACGGGGATTACCAGCACTTACATAACTGGATCcaaatctctttctttttttcaccaccAGAAACGTATGTTTGTTGAACCAtaaggctacgttcacactaaacCCTTGCAGCCAGCTCagaaacacacttcagtcagacaccgCCATTTGCTGTCAACTCGAAACGATACGGCGTTCTCCAGAGGGAAGAAACGAATATAATTGGGATTCATGCTGATTTCACCATTGAAGAGTTTcgtcccttggaccagccatcTGTCGCATTTGTGTGCACAGCACAAAAAAGCTGGCTGGTGACAGTTGTTGATGACAGCTGGCCAGAATGTTTGCTTACCGACAGCATACATGGCGGGAAAGCACAAAATGACGTGCGCACAATTCTCGGTGAGCTACTGTCAGCAACTGGGTGAGTTTAAAGTGAACGTGGCCTAAGTTGTGTGCTGACAAAGAAAAAccaataaccccccaaaaaacaaacaaacaaacaaactttcctAAGCAGCCCACATTGATATCTCAATGTTTTATGATCTTAGTGTAGTTTTCTCATAGTTTCTGGTTTCGATTAATCAAAACTAATCGCCAAAGTTTCGGGCGTAACAGTGAGAGGATGGatactacagacagacatacaggcaggcggacagacagacttatagcaagacagaaggcagacagaaacCTTGTCGAGGTCAAAGAGCATGTAGTCAGGGTAATTGCCTCTGGGCCCCGTGATGTTGGGTTGTCCAACGGGAGGCAAGCTCCACCactctgtgacatcatcatcattatcattataatcatcattatcatcatcgttatcattaccaccaccatcaccaccatcatcatcaccatcattaccatcatcattatcatcatcatcgtcatcattactaccaccatcaccaccacaatcatcctcatcaccaccatcaccatcataatcatcatcatcatcatcatcgttatcattatcatcatcatcatcaccaacatcatcatcgtcattgccaccaccatcctcctcctcctcctcctcatcaccatcaaccCTAcctacaacaccatcaacaatcaCACAACAGTCACCATCACAGTAAGGAAACCCACACTATGTGAATTACTGTGATTGTAGTTGTGACCTGGTGGACAGACCAGCTGACCAGAAAGCAAGGGGTCCGTTCTTAGGACTGGGGTCTGTTgcggcatggattgtcgcccctgcatggattgtagccggcgacaatacgtgcagcctcACGGCACATTTTGTTACCCCTCTgcacttttgctgttgttgctgtatgcGTGTGTTCATATGCACACAGGTATATGAGATtgttgtgtgcttgcttgtgtgagtgaatgcgtgcgtgtgtatttcgtgtgtgtgtttgagagttcgtgtttatgtaaaagaggtgtgtgatgggagaggtgagggaataataaaaaattatatgcaggtgtatttggcgtgtgtgtgaatgtgtatgagtatgcatgtgtgtgtgtgtgtgtgtgtgtgtgtgtgtgtgtgtgtgtgtgtgtgttatcttatccGCGAGGGCACAGCTGTTCAACGACGCCACACTGGGTCGTAAAAGTTACGCAACAACTTCTCACTCAGTGGGTTCGGTATCTTGAGTCAATTGTAAAAATTAAGAGTGGATGGGTCAGGTTTGGctactgtcactctgtgtgtgtgtgtgtgtgtgtgtgtgtgagagagatctcttatctgcgagggcacagcccttcaacgactctacgctgggtcgtaaaagttagtcacaactcctcactcactcctcacaacagcaccagtgcagaggggTGACAAGAATTTTGTGCAGTAAGGGCTGCACGCTTTGTCGCCGGTGACAGTCCATGCAGGTGTGACATTACATGCCGCAACAGGGTCTTGAGGTTCCATTCACTGGGACTGGGATTTTTAACTCCCCCTCTACTAAACCtcaggtggtggtctggacactagctCTGACCTCAGGACTGTGGCATGGGGCTTTGACACGAATAGGTTCCATAATTGGGgtgtcggggcagtgaattcatactcactgtgtctagggctcagcgcAGGAAGGTCGGGCcttatcttcctcttcttcagcattcttaaccttccccagcttggtagagtgaagaaaatcggagtaaagtgccattCCTAAGGACACAGTGCCAAACCGAACCAGggtcttgaaccctgatcactggtgaacgttgTATCAGGCGTCTAGCTGTCTAGCTGCTGACCAGTTCAGCCAAAGTGTCCCTGTCACGTATGCCGGTACCGATAATGAATCAGAACCAGAACGTCTGCTCTGACTCCATGGTGTTAGCCCTCGTACAAAGCTCAACtcacatcctcctccccctccctgcactcctccccccccaaccccacccccccactcctgcaCAGCCGTACCCAGATTTGTTGTGGCGGCAGTTGTGGCTCCCGTCAACTTCCCGCCCCCCACGTACACACCCTTTCCAAACCCCCCCTTCCATCTTCTTTCCCATCCCTATTCCACCAGCTACTTAGTTGCAttaacgtcaacacacacacacacctcaggttaTATGTCCAACAGGGTGACCATCTCAGGAAAGTGGGGAGAAGGGACCTTTccgacactacactgacaccactagAATGACACGATGTTAAGCTGGGCAGTAACACGATTATATCGATCATTATGTTGGCTATCTGTGATTTGAACTTACAAAATTTGAACTGCCAGACTGGCTTTGTTGTACCAACAGAGCTAACCAGCCACCCTTTCCCAACTACCCCAGCCAGCCCACCCTTTTCCAGCtaatccacccacctaccctttCCCATCCACCCCTTTCCCAACTGACCAGGATAAGGTTGTTTAGCAGTGATCAGCTTGTAGTTATGCCACCGTAAGGCAGAGTTGTTCCAGATTTCGTTGATGGTGTAGATGAACTCAGTCCTCctgctgtcactgttgttcaCAATCCTTTCCCAGTTGTCCATGCCATCCATGTTGGATTCGTTCACAGAAAATCCTGCAACCTGCATCAGCGTCGGGTACCTGCATACAGTAGACCTCAATGCCCATACAGTGTTAAACCACAATATCTATCCAGTGTTAAATCCAAGTGCCCATACAGCGTTTAAccccaatacagtgtccatatAGTTTTAAATCCCAGTGCCCATATATTGATAAACCTTAGTACCCATTCAGTGTGAAATCCCAGTACGTGCACAGTGTTAATTCTGCATGCAAGACCACTGGCATCTAattctcgttttcttttttttttctctctctctcttcaattatGATGTCATAACTTCTTTGATGTATGTTTCACTGTATGCACTtgtatgtttaataatgttgtatactgcaccccctCATGAGTGGCAATGCTACATGAATaatcagattcagaatcagaatctctctctctgtctctctctctccctcccctctctccctctcttctgcccccccgcacccccccactgtccctgtgtctctctccctctcttcctccctcccccttttctctcaacCCTcacgccccacccctacccccctacacacacacacaccaagttatATTCGactcatcgtgatcatcatctgATACTCACCAATCAGTGGCGTGCATGAAACCTTTCCATGTGTAAGGGGCATCAGGTAGGAGTGTTTTGCTGTGCAGAATGGTGGGCACTCGGTGTCCTCCCTCCCAGGGCGTGACCTTGTAGCCTCTCAGAGGGTAGTTGCTGGCTCCTGAAAAGTCTCCTTCGTCTGTCGTTGGACACAGGATATAGTATAATTATAGGATACAGGATATACGACACATAACATTGGACATAGGACATAGGATACAGAACATAAGACACAGGATACAGAACATAAAACACGGGACACAGGAAATAGGACATGGGCACAGTACATCAGTATGGTTTATCACTTCATTTCACTTCACTTGTCCCTTAGTCTGGATAACAGTTGGGGCACCAcaagataacctgtcaaccaccttcctctgtcctctgtaTTCTGCTTCCATGAGGGCCTCGCTAAGCCTCAGACATGTCCATTCTGGAGGCTGCAGTTATATCACTCTTTGCATACTCATTAGCTGAATGATTTATTTTTTAACAGATATGGTGTTGTGTATATGGTTCACTTTGATACCCCCCTTGAATCTCCTTGGTTATCAGTCGTGTACAGGTTGCATAGAGATCACTTATTTACCCAATCTGACCACCTGAAAGATGAAGAATCCCTGAGGCAGGTGCCGTAGGACCGTTCCCTCTGCAGTACACAGCGTCAGAGGCTTGTCACAACGAGATAcctcaatttctttttcagataAAAAGATGGTATGCGAAGAGGGTGAGCTTTAATTGTGTGCAACCTTTAGAGAATAGTCTCCTCTCTCCTGCCTTGCACTCttagtgtgtgtatacatacaggttatcaaatatgtacgttaaagatcacacacacacacacacacacacacacacacacacacacacacacacacacacacacacacacacacacacacacaccacatctaaaCACATAGGAACATGCACAGATACAAATAGAtaaaacacagacatggacacaagacacaatgacacagacacagatacagacagacagacaaacaaacaaacacacacacacacacacacacacacacacacacgagaaaacacatacacacaacacacgcacgcatgctcatgTGTGCACCAAACAAACTCACCGTCTTTAGCAGGCCCCCCGTTATCAGAGATGAACATCGTCAGGAGGTTGTCATCAAACCCCCTCTGCTCCAGCGCCGTCATCACCTTCCCTATCCCCTCATCCATCGCCGCCATCATCCCACAGAGCGTGCGCCGCGCCGCGCCACCGTTAGTGACGTTAGCACAGTAGTCGGTGATGTAATGCTCAGGGACCTGGAAAGGCACGTGCATTGCTTGGTAGGAGAGTAAGAGGAAGAGAGGTTTGGACTCGTCGTGTTTCTGTATGATGTCCACCGCCCGGTCGGTGAAGATTTCAGTGGAGTAGGATCCGTTCACGGAAAAATCCGCGGTAAAGTTTCGTGTAGGCCCTTGGCCTACGTCGTCATGAAGATCGTAGCCATTGCGAAAGTCGTGGGTGTAGTGGTCAGCCCTGCCCGTGTACATGCCGTAGAAGGTGTTGAACCCTCGGTAAGTGGGCGTCATCTCGGGGCGACAGTGGCCCAGGTGCCACTTGCCCACGTAGTACGTGCTGTAACCCCGCTCCTGCAGGTCTTGGGCAAAGACCCTGACAGCGCATTACAgtgaaaacaatacaatacaatacaatacaatgcaatacagtggatACAATATGATtcatcacaatacaatatgatatgatacagtacaatgaAGCACAGCACTGTATATTACACTACATTTAACTACAGTatgatacaaatacaatacaatatattacactacaatgcaatgaaatgcaatacactacaatgcaatgcaatacagtgcaatacaatacaatgtaatataatGTAACACAGTGTAATGCGGTATAACAGAACGTCATACATGAGACGTGATACCGTACGATACGATACCACACCATACTATgggacacgatacgatacgatacgatacgatacattacaatacGAAACTAGATGAGTCAAGACAATGCAAATAATACAACATATGTTGGTTATATCTATTTCGAATGATATGAGCAATTCATGTCACTTGTTGCCAGTCCACGTGATGTCAATGAAAATGAATGACTGTGTGATCATCCTCTTCATGTACGTttgttttcatcacacacacacacacacacacacacacacacacacacacacacacacacacacacacatatatatatatatatatatatatatagatatatatatgatgttttttggtggggtggtcGGTTGGCtggtattttttctgtctgttagaTTTAGGCCTGTATAATATTAAATTATAAAAGTTAATAAAAATTCCCATTGCTTTGACGACCAttggggaagtgaattcatatccactgtgtcaggggcaCAAGAAGATAGGGCCCAGTCCTATCTTTCCACCATTTTGATCTACCCCCACCGTGGTCAGATGTCCacccacacctgggtgaagtgagaaaAATCAGAGGTGGGCCTAAAGTTGTTTTCCCAAgagcacaacaccatgccgaaacggggactCGAACCatagtcactggtgaacactggatcagacgttcAACACCTAACCAGTTCTGTCATGATGCcttcgcacacgcgcgcacacacgcattctcgcacactaacacacacacacacacacacacacacacacacacacacacacacacacacacacacatatatatatatatatatatatatatatatatatatatatatatatatatatatatatatatatacatggatagatacacagagagagagagaggtgcaggcaTTTACATTTTCGCATGCGTATAAgcgggcacatgtgtgtgtgtgcatgaatgagtttgtgtgtccctgtgtatgtcattgcgtgcgtgcgcgtgcgcgtgcgcgtgtgtatgtatgtgtgtgtgtgtgtgtgtgtgtgtgtgtgtgtgtgtgtgtgtgtgtgactgtgtgtctgtgtgtatatctatacATACGTCAATGTACGTGTCTGTGGccgtgtgagtgcctgtgtgtgtctgagcgtgtgAATGACAATGTGTCtgtaaatgtgtctgtgtgtttacacatGTTTACACGTTTGCACCAGCCAAGTATTTTAAAACTATACCGACAGATGAACTGTTACACTCTGACAAACGAACATGAAGTGAAACGACGAAGAAAGACTAGGACTCTGACCTCTTGTCCAGTGGCATGGACTCATTGGCTCCAGCATAGAGGACATTGTGTTGCAAGCCCATTTTGAACGGGTAGATACCCGTGAGAAAGGCAGCTCTGGAGGGGGTGCATTTCTGCCAGCAGCCAGAGTttcaagaaaagcaacaacagcaagttAAAATATCAACAATAAAACTTATCCAAAAACATCTAAATGGTATCTTTCTATGCATTACAAAATAGAATAACACAATGCTAGAATGGCAATGAACGTCCGTGGCTTTAAAACAAAGTGGCTTCCGTATCGGTCAATAATTAGAAATACCCCTTAACACATGTCAAAACATATACTGCTACTGAAGAATCTATGAACATGGCTGTTGATAacaatatatctctgtgtgtatacttacacatgtatgtttaTTATAAAATGCTGATATTCAGATAATAtgtcaattcttttttcttttctttcctttttttgtggccATGATACATTCTCAGTATTGTTGACTGTGCAATggatcatttttgactcacttgtgtaaacaaagtgagtctatgttttaacccggtgttcggttgtttgtgtgtgtgttgtgtgtcaatggtaaactttaacattgacattttctctgcatatactttgtcagttgacaccaaatttggcataaaaataggaaaaaatcagttctgtccagttatcttgtttaaaacaatattgcacctctgggatgggcacaaacaaaattattttaaaaaaaagccaaattatatgctaaatgaatttactgttatttttttaaatttttaaatttttttatttttttatttttttttgtattctctaaacttggcactttgatctgatattctgacacagcatcaagagcagtcatttttatcgttttttgttcaaacaggaacttcttttgcaaagcatggaagttatatttctggtgcatgtctttggtgcagctagtaaaaaaagggaaattaatctgtaattaatactaggggggttggggggggggggatttgctttaaactgatctttctcatattaaaaattacattctgaaattatactcagtacataaaaagcttgtgtgttttactgtcagcgtagagggctttcactatgttcattcgcccaagtggtcttttttggaaaatactaaaatcaacactacgagtggactttatagatctattggctgagccctgaaggtcatggggaaaaatcaattgcgtacacatatttatacatattcaaagcgcgtgctcatattcctcgcgaacgcgaaggacgccattttgtttcaagtagttgacctgcccgctcaatcctatattcaatctacaatgcacgataacatgtgatggaaagttggagaaggagaccgttaaatatttattcagagaaagatttgtgaacgcctcatcacttactggattatgccccaaactgccataaaaatattaacaaaatcagtcggaattcacagtttaaaataataaaccatgagagttaatacctttgatgaaacgtaaaaatttccggtcttgacttttctcaaaatgaagtccttttcacttcatacgacgtttagaagtacttgtatttggttctacatgctattagtttaacaaaatacacaattttcatatcaactttaaaactatgaaactagaatgaacataaaagggtAACTGAatcggcgatagccacgtctcctttaccgcggacttaaaaagaattcttaattgcccttaaagattttttgaatgcccaagatacaccataataatatgatttaaacagcgttctaactgcgaataccgcaatcgatttatcggtcttaaaaaaattgtttgaacGTCGgataaggagccacgatagtgtaatgagtaagacagtttcttttcacccgaacacgcggggttcaaatctgccttcagggctttttttttcttttcttttttttttttttacctgaagctttataataacaaacacagaacacattttaaagattatatttttttaaggccttgcctctcttgtttgtttttgttgtctatctgttttttgtcgttggtgttttttgtttgttggttggttttaatttgtgtgtgttgctgttgttgttgttgttgttcttttgtgtatGTTCTTTTTACATTCTTTAAATGTTATGAAACAGAATTACCCTTGCGTATCAACTGCTTCTGTAATACCCTGCAATTGTTCTACAGTGGTATATGTGAATTGTGCACAAttctggaaatgatgatgatgatgtttctcatTTGAGAAATGTAACCTTCAATGTAAGAGAAAGCCATACATTGAGCGTTCGTTTCTATCTATtcattaacagacacacacacacacacacacacacacacacacacacacacacacacacacacacacacacacacacacacacacacacacacacacacacacacacacatatatatatatatatatatatatatatatatatatatgtatatatatatgtaaatcacattagattattcattcattcattctattcatTCGATAGtgcgttcattcgttctttcattcattcctttattcataTACCCAGAACTTCGTTCAATCGTTCATTAATGTGTTCGTTCACTCTGAGCCATTAAATTACTCTCTCCATGTGGCAAAGTATTAATGATgacctcatctctctgtctaaatacatacatacatacatatgtatatatggataTACGTGGAAgcgcacacacagagccaaacacacacacacacctacacacacacacacacacacacacacacacacacacacacacacacacacacacacacacacacctacacacacacacacacacacacacacacctacacacacacacacacctacacacacacacacctacacacacacctacacacacacacacacacacacacacacaccgaatgcaTGTAGGACTGGTCCAGCAGCACTCCCTCCTCAGCCAGACGGTTAATGTTGGGGCTGTACATGTCATGGTCACGGTATCCAACGTCCCCCCACCCCAGGTCgtccgccatcaccaccacgatgTGGGGTGGTTGGCAGTTcgcctgggtgggggtgggggtgaccaggaggaggaggaggaggagggggatggtggtgactGACGACAGAGTGGTGGTGGGTCCAACTCTCGTCATGGTCATGGTCGGTGCCGTCCTGAAATGGATCGATCGGCTGAGTTCATTGTTTTATTCGAGTGTTAGttcaatttttgttttctcttaaaTTTGGCACATTCATATTATGCTTTGTACTatactatttgttgttgttgtttttgtttttttgttgtttacttgGTAATGCAAATATTCAGAGCTTGGACGGCTTACCGTCTTGAAATAATATACAAGTTTGTGTCTGTTCATTCTTTCCCTAAGTGTTCAGAATCCCGATTCTTGGTATGATTTTTGGTGACTGTTCCACAAATAGCTCCAATTATGGTTCTTGTTGCTTCACGTTGTATATTTTCCGGGGAGTTTGATTGTGCGAGTGTGCAACTATCCCATGCAGTATAGCATTGTCAAAGTGTGGTCGTACGATTGCTAATGCTTTTCTGTTTAGCTTGTCTTTATACGTCTTCAGACAAATAATGACGATATTCATTATACTTTTAGTATATTCATCCCATTTAAAACTATTTTTGGGGTATGACTCACAgatgtacatgtttgtttgtacTTTGTATAGGTGTCTTGCCAAACGTAAAAGGTGAAACTCTATTAATTTTTCCAGAAAACAATCAGTTATGTCTTCCGTTCGTTAAATTTGACTTCCCAGTTCTTAGCCTGAGTATATATTTTTGAAGTTAGAATTTAGTATTTTGACACGGATGTCCGGGTTGTTTATTGCTAAGGGCAATATTTGCACACAGCTTAATATTGGACTGGATATCTATACAGTATCGTTTATGTAATTAGGAAATAAACGTGGACCTAGCATACAGCCCAGTAGAACACCCACAGGGATTCTCTGCTAATCTCACTTGTCTCCTTTTCTAACGACTGCTCGGAAAACATAAGAAGCAATCTGTAGACCAATCGAATAGTTTGTCTTGTGCACTGTTCGCTTTTAGCTTAAGAAGAAGCCTTCTGTGCCAAACTCGATCAAATGCTTTGGATATATCAAAATACACAGTCTAGTTTGTTACACCGTGATCACAAGATGAGGACAAATGACTATAATTGAGTAGTAACTGATTTACCGTTGAATCACAATGCATTTTAAACCATGACTGggaaatacacaaaatataattTGATGATAGAAACCTGAAATATCACCGATGAATGCATCTCTCAAAAATTTTATCAACGCAGCAAAGCAAGGAAATGGCTTTATTGTGCAAGGAATTTTCCATGCACTGTTTTTCACATCAGAGGAAATTTCACTTCGTGTTAGCTTTCGTTAAGAATTCTGGCCAGTGGGTCTAGAATGGCAAGCAGTCTATTCCGGACAACATCTGACCCCAGAGCCTTATCTTTGTTCAAGTTGAGAATAACATCTTCAAGACCGGAAGTACTGAATAAAATTTACGTAATTACTAAATCGAGGAGTGGAATGTCAGGTTATCATCttctttgtttttagtttgtttttgttgttgttgttgttgttgttgttgtttcaagaattgattgtgaaatgaaaaaaatagtcGTTTGAAGAATATCAGCTTTATCTCATTTCACATAACAGACAATTCCGACGGGCGTAATGAGGGAGGATTTCATCTGATCCAAcacctttctttttcaaaaatgATTTCACAAAGCTTCCaccgttctcttttttttccaactttgTAGAAGTTGTAATTTTTCTTTAAGATCAGTGTCACGGCTCGTGACATTCGctgtgcgcgtgttcgtgtgcacctcttttctccttccattcttccccctttctctctcccccctccctctctttctctccctctctccttcgtgtgtatgttcGGTGTAACGCCGAGCGTATGCACGTGCATCTcttgggatatgtgtgtggcatgtctcTTCTCTTGAACATTTTGAACTCTTAGCCGAGTTGAGAAATTAATGTAGTTGCGGTGGAATGATTCCACTATACTTTCGATGTCAAGCTGTCTCAacagacgggtcgccgttccagcgtgtgagctgttgggtgccatcTGACAGAAGTAGTGGGGTTGAGACTGAAGCAGAGCATTGTGCTGTAGTTAGTTCGGGGGGAATTTTTGGTGTGCTTTGATTTATCATGTGTCAGTTAAGAACCGGGCTGAACttttctgcgtctgtgtgtttgtgttgtccggTCGTTAGTTAGACTTGGAAGGGTGGGGGAACATGGAAAACCCCTTATGGTTTGTGACAATAAGTAAACTCAAgttgtctctgttttgtctctaAATCGACAAAATTGTAGCCAATCTTCTGGTTTGTTCGTCAATTTAGCTGACCTGAGAACTGTCGGACGCCCATCC
This window of the Babylonia areolata isolate BAREFJ2019XMU chromosome 17, ASM4173473v1, whole genome shotgun sequence genome carries:
- the LOC143291627 gene encoding arylsulfatase I-like, coding for MRQQYHLVPSGGIFDWTAPTMTMTRVGPTTTLSSVTTIPLLLLLLLVTPTPTQANCQPPHIVVVMADDLGWGDVGYRDHDMYSPNINRLAEEGVLLDQSYMHSKCTPSRAAFLTGIYPFKMGLQHNVLYAGANESMPLDKRVFAQDLQERGYSTYYVGKWHLGHCRPEMTPTYRGFNTFYGMYTGRADHYTHDFRNGYDLHDDVGQGPTRNFTADFSVNGSYSTEIFTDRAVDIIQKHDESKPLFLLLSYQAMHVPFQVPEHYITDYCANVTNGGAARRTLCGMMAAMDEGIGKVMTALEQRGFDDNLLTMFISDNGGPAKDDEGDFSGASNYPLRGYKVTPWEGGHRVPTILHSKTLLPDAPYTWKGFMHATDWYPTLMQVAGFSVNESNMDGMDNWERIVNNSDSRRTEFIYTINEIWNNSALRWHNYKLITAKQPYPEWWSLPPVGQPNITGPRGNYPDYMLFDLDKDPSELNDLSGDPSYECLLSFLKCKLNSYAEGLVPTRPKQYSGGPKIDPEGGYWLSGWC